One stretch of Oncorhynchus keta strain PuntledgeMale-10-30-2019 chromosome 18, Oket_V2, whole genome shotgun sequence DNA includes these proteins:
- the LOC127908837 gene encoding uncharacterized protein LOC127908837, translating to MHYVSFIAQCVPCQLSIITEPGCVVAAPRTRLPVRLLSLVKSVPAPCTKPPVMIHGPKPPVMIHGTKHPVRIHGTKPPVMIHGPEPAVMIHGTEPPVMIHGTEPSASVPSPEPSARVPSPEPSAKVPSPEPSARVPSPELPARVPSPEPSAKVPSLEPSARVPSPELPARVPSPVPSARVPSTESSARVTNPESPATVRSPEPPAAVRSPEPPATVCSPKPPATVCSPEPPATVCSPEPPASIRSPEPQAAIRSPEPPAVDSSPEPPAMFYSLEVPATIPAPEAALKWGEPKAKRGVRPIL from the coding sequence ATGCACTATGTCTCCTTCATAGCCCAGTGCGTCCCGTGCCAGCTCTCCATAATCACTGAGCCAGGATGTGttgtggcagctccccgcaccaggcttccagtacgTCTCCTCAGTCTGGTGAAATCTGTTCCGGCTCCAtgtacgaagcctccagtgatgatccatggcccgaagcctcctgTGATGATCCATGGTACGAAGCATCCAGTgaggatccatggcacgaagcctccagtgatgatccatggcccggagcctgcagtgatgatccatggcacggagcctccagtgatgatccatggcactgAGCCTTCAGCGAGTGTTCCAAGTCCGGAGCCTtcagcgagggttcccagtccagagccttcagcgaaggttcccagtccagaaccttcagcgagggttcccagtccagagctcccagcgagggttcccagtccagagccttcagcgaaGGTTCCCAGTCTAGAGCCTtcagcgagggtgcccagtccagagcttccagcgagggttcccagtccagtgCCTTCAGCGAGAGTTCCCAGTACAGAGTCTTCAGCGAGGGTTACCAAtccggagtctccagcgacggtccgcagtccagagcctccagcggcggtccgcagtccggagcctccagcgacggtctgcagtcccaagcctccagcgacggtctgcagtcccgagcctccagcgacggtctgcagtCCCGAGCCTCCAGCGTCAATCCGTAGTCCCGAACCTCAAGCGGCGATCCGCAGTCCCGAGCCTCCAGCGGTGGactccagtccagagcctccggcgatGTTCTACAGTCTGGAGGTCCCGGCGACGATCCCTGCACCGGAGGCTGCACTGAAGTGGGGGGAGCCTAAAGCGAAGCGGGGTGTGCGTCCCATTTTGTAG
- the LOC118379655 gene encoding extracellular calcium-sensing receptor-like, protein MFLFSFTSFGFQQAQTMAFAVDEINRNPDLLPNITLGYQLYDNCQKLGVSLRAAMSLASGTEKEFLLDETCSGSPPVLGIVGDPGSTHSIAISSVLGLFRVPMVSHYATCSCLSDRGKYPSFFRTIPSDAFQVRAMIQILRRLGWTWVGLVFSDDDYGVHAARSFHSSLAESGGCVAYSQVLPKDNRPTELQRIVGEIKSSSARVVVVFSVEAYLLPLVDEVVVQNVKGLQWIASEAWSSSSVFHTPRLMPYLGGTLGIAIRRGEIPGLRDFLLSIRPDDQPDNNPGNNMVRQFWEAVFGCRLEPPAGWVEAGGDVCTGQEDLRDVETNYGDVSELRPEYNVYKAVYALAHALHDLLQCVPGRGPFSGHSCASLGRLEPWQLVYYLERVKFTTGLGDRVSFDDNGDALAIYDIMNWVWLQDGSVQVENVGVMDESAPAGQELTLDEDRIFWNFESKKPPRSVCSESCPPGTRVARKKGEPVCCFDCISCAEGEVSNTTDSAKCSRCPEDFWSSPERDLCIPKRVEFLSYQEALGISLMTASLLGALICAVVLGIFTRYRNTPVVKANNSELSFLLLLSLKLCFLCSLLFIGRPRLWTCQLRHAAFGISFVLCVSCILVKTMVVLAVFRTSKPGGNSSLKWFGAGQQRGTVLVLTSFQAAICTAWLISASPTPYKNMRYHNDKIVYECVVGSVAGFGALLGYIGLLAFLSFLLAFLARNLPDNFNEAKFITFSMLNFCAVWISFVPAYISSPGKYADAVEIFAILASSFGILVALFGPKCYIILLRPERNTKKALMGRASTKT, encoded by the exons ATGTTCCTTTTCAGTTTTACCAGTTTTGGTTTCCAGCAGGCCCAGACTATGGCGTTTGCTGTAGATGAGATCAACAGAAACCCTGACCTTCTGCCAAACATCACGCTCGGATACCAACTCTACGACAACTGCCAGAAGTTGGGCGTATCGCTCCGTGCTGCCATGTCATTGGCCAGTGGGACAGAGAAAGAGTTCCTATTGGATGAGACTTGTTCTGGGTCACCCCCGGTGCTAGGGATTGTGGGAGACCCAGGGTCCACACACTCCATCGCCATCTCCAGTGTCCTAGGGCTGTTCCGGGTTCCCATG GTGAGTCATTACGCCACGTGTTCCTGTCTGAGCGACCGGGGAAAGTACCCATCCTTCTTCAGAACCATCCCCAGTGACGCCTTCCAG GTGCGAGCCATGATCCAGATCCTACGTCGGTTGGGTTGGACCTGGGTGGGACTGGTGTTCAGTGATGATGACTACGGAGTTCATGCTGCCCGGTCCTTCCACTCAAGCCTGGCCGAGTCAGGGGGCTGTGTGGCCTATTCCCAGGTCCTGCCCAAAGACAACCGCCCCACTGAGCTGCAGAGGATCGTGGGAGAGATCAAGAGCTCCTCTGCTcgtgtggtggtggtgttctCCGTTGAGGCCTACCTGCTCCCTCTGGTGGATGAG GTGGTGGTGCAGAATGTGAAGGGTCTCCAGTGGATTGCCAGTGAAgcctggtcctcctcctctgtgtttcACACCCCCCGTCTCATGCCCTACCTTGGGGGTACCCTGGGTATCGCCATCCGTCGTGGAGAGATACCCGGCCTCAGGGACTTCCTGCTTAGCATCCGCCCCGACGACCAACCTGACAATAACCCTGGAAACAACATG GTGAGACAGTTCTGGGAGGCTGTGTTTGGGTGCAGGTTGGAGCCCCCAGCAGGTTGGGTGGAGGCTGGGGGTGATGTATGTACAGGTCAGGAGGACCTGAGGGATGTGGAGACCAACTATGGGGACGTGTCTGAGCTCAGACCGGAGTATAACGTGTATAAGGCAGTGTACGCCCTGGCCCATGCCCTGCATGACCTACTGCAGTGTGTGCCAGGGAGAGGACCTTTCAGTGGGCACAGCTGTGCCAGTCTAGGGAGACTGGAACCCTGGcag CTGGTCTATTACCTGGAGAGGGTTAAGTTCACCACAGGGTTAGGTGATCGCGTTTCTTTCGATGACAACGGGGACGCCTTGGCCATCTATGACATCATGAACTGGGTGTGGCTCCAGGATGGGAGCGTTCAGGTGGAGAATGTGGGTGTGATGGACGAATCAGCCCCCGCAGGACAAGAGCTCACACTGGACGAGGACAGAATTTTCTGGAACTTTGAGTCAAAAAAG CCTCCACGATCAGTGTGCAGTGAGAGCTGTCCCCCAGGCACCCGTGTAGCCAGGAAGAAGGGGGAGCCTGTCTGCTGCTTCGACTGCATCTCCTGTGCTGAAGGAGAGGTCAGCAACACCACAG ACTCGGCCAAGTGCTCGAGGTGTCCAGAGGACTTCTGGTCCAGCCCGGAGCGTGACCTCTGCATCCCTAAGAGGGTTGAGTTCCTCTCCTACCAGGAAGCACTGGGAATCTCCTTGATGACCGCCTCATTGCTAGGAGCCCTCATCTGTGCAGTGGTCCTCGGAATCTTCACCCGCTACCGGAACACGCCTGTTGTCAAGGCCAACAACTCTGAGCTCAGCTTCCTGCTTCTGCTGTCACTCAAACTCTGCTTCCTGTGCTCGCTGCTGTTCATTGGCCGGCCCCGGCTATGGACGTGTCAGCTGAGGCATGCAGCATTTGGTATCAGCTTTGTTCTCTGTGTCTCCTGTATACTGGTGAAGACAATGGTGGTGCTGGCTGTGTTCAGGACCTCTAAGCCCGGGGGCAATTCCAGCCTGAAGTGGTTTGGTGCTGGGCAGCAGAGAGGAACAGTCCTGGTTCTCACCTCATTCCAGGCTGCTATCTGCACAGCCTGGCTGATTTCAGCCTCTCCAACTCCATACAAAAACATGCGCTACCATAATGATAAGATTGTATATGAGTGTGTGGTGGGGTCGGTAGCAGGGTTCGGAGCGTTGTTAGGCTACATCGGCCTCCTGGCGTTCCTTAGCTTCCTCTTGGCTTTCCTGGCAAGGAATCTTCCAGACAACTTCAACGAGGCCAAGTTCATCACCTTCAGCATGCTGAATTTCTGTGCTGTCTGGATATCCTTCGTCCCTGCGTACATCAGCTCTCCTGGGAAGTATGCAGATGCTGTGGAGATATTCGCCATCTTAGCTTCCAGCTTTGGCATCCTGGTGGCGCTGTTCGGCCCAAAGTGTTACATCATCCTGCTGAGGCCAGAGAGGAACACCAAGAAGGCTCTGATGGGCCGGGCCTCAACCAAGACATAG
- the LOC118379656 gene encoding extracellular calcium-sensing receptor-like — protein MSPWSTWLTPAIPLLLPWLVGDGSGMVQATVCSRWDRSVGLDDRSLYQEGEVVIGGLIPFHNLPPAPDLSFSQPPDLQACVNFQEEPLQWAHALVFAVDEINRNPFLLPGVRLGYRILDSCNQHPWSLRGALSLVSGGNIRSRPSSDCPVPLVIGDASSTQTIILARTLGPLSVPVISYQASCGCLSDRQEFPNFFRTIPSDVYQALTMARLTWLMGWTWVGAIAVDNDYGRLAIQVFEEEIRGTGVCLAFFETLNRANLVRDVKRAADTVQASTARVILVFLWYTDMGVLLLELGRRNVTDRQFLASEAWSTSGQLLRNPALFNVAQGVVGVAIRSAPIPGFEAHLRSLNPFRRPGDVLLKELWETVFGCSPGATHGHGTSLQPSPLPPTPSVSLPHTPPPTSSSPHPRLASCSGAETLEGIQSPFTDTSQLRITYNVYLAVYAAAHALHSLLSCPQRHSPTWGSSFTCSLPYNISPAELLQHLNQVNFTTPLGEPFYFRGADVPAVYDLVNWQATPQGLFKLVTIGRVDGSNLLINQSAIQWNTGSNTVPVSVCSDSCPPGTRVARRKGEPVCCFDCISCSEGEVSNTTGSMQCDRCPLEFWSNSHRTACIPRQLEFLSFNDVMGVTLTTVAVCGAVATVAVFVFFVYHRHTPLVRANNSELSFLLLLSLKLCFLCSLVFIGRPSVWACRIRQAAFGVIFVLCLSCLLVKTIVVLAVFRSARPGAGQLMRCFGPVQQRGSVFLFTSVQVIICAVWLSMSPPLPYRDLGLKGSKVILDCEVGSVVGFSLVLGYIGLLASLCLLFAFLARKLPDNFNEAKLITFSMLIFCAVWISFVPAYISSPGKYADAVEIFAILASSFGLLLCIFAPKCYIILLRPERNTKKHIMSK, from the exons ATGTCCCCCTGGTCCACCTGGCTGACACCGGCCATTCCCCTGCTACTGCCCTGGCTGGTCGGGGATGGGTCAGGGATGGTTCAGGCAACTGTGTGTTCACGGTGGGATCGTTCGGTTGGTCTGGATGACCGTAGTCTCTACCAGGAAGGTGAAGTCGTGATCGGTGGTCTCATCCCCTTCCATAACCTCCCTCCTGCTCCAGACCTGAGCTTCAGCCAACCCCCTGACCTGCAGGCCTGTGTCAA TTTCCAAGAGGAACCATTGCAATGGGCACATGCGCTGGTGTTTGCGGTGGACGAGATTAACCGTAACCCCTTCCTGCTGCCGGGGGTTCGGCTGGGCTACCGTATCCTGGACAGCTGTAATCAGCACCCCTGGAGCCTGCGAGGGGCACTGTCCCTGGTGTCAGGGGGGAACATCAGAT CACGGCCATCTAGTGACTGCCCTGTTCCTCTGGTCATTGGTGATGCATCGTCCACTCAGACCATCATCCTGGCCAGGACCCTGGGGCCTCTCTCTGTGCCTGTG ATCAGTTACCAGGCCAGCTGTGGCTGTCTCAGTGACAGACAGGAGTTCCCTAACTTCTTCAGGACCATCCCCAGTGATGTCTACCAGGCCCTCACCATGGCCCGGCTCACCTGGCTCATGGGATGGACCTGGGTCGGGGCTATTGCTGTAGACAATGACTACGGTCGTCTGGCCATACAG GTGTTTGAGGAAGAGATTCGGGGGACGGGGGTGTGCCTGGCGTTCTTTGAGACCCTCAATCGGGCGAACCTGGTGAGGGATGTGAAGCGAGCAGCAGACACGGTCCAGGCCTCGACAGCGCGGGTGATCCTGGTCTTCCTCTGGTACACTGACATGGGGGTGTTACTCCTGGAGCTGGGGAGGAGAAACGTGACGGACAGGCAGTTTCTGGCCAGTGAGGCATGGAGCACCAGCGGACAGCTCCTGAGAAACCCCGCCCTCTTTAACGTCGCTCAGGGCGTCGTGGGTGTGGCTATCCGCAGTGCACCCATTCCTGGCTTTGAGGCCCACCTTCGAAGTCTCAACCCCTTTCGTCGTCCTGGAGATGTCCTGTTGAAGGAACTCTGGGAAACGGTGTTTGGGTGTAGCCCTGGAGCAACACATGGACACGGCACGTCTCTGCaaccctctccccttcctccaacCCCCTCTGTGTCACTaccacacacccctcctcccacctccagtTCCCCTCATCCACGCCTGGCATCCTGCAGTGGGGCAGAGACTCTGGAGGGGATACAGAGCCCCTTCACAGACACCTCCCAGCTGAGAATAACCTATAATGTGTACCTGGCTGTGTATGCTGCAGCCCACGCCCTCCACAGCCTGCTGTCCTGCCCCCAGAGACACAGCCCTACCTGGGGCAGCAGCTTCACCTGCTCCCTTCCTTACAACATCAGCCCAGCGGAG ctgttGCAGCACCTGAACCAGGTTAACTTCACCACTCCACTTGGGGAGCCGTTCTACTTCCGGGGCGCGGACGTCCCTGCTGTGTACGACCTTGTGAACTGGCAGGCCACGCCCCAGGGGTTGTTCAAACTTGTCACAATTGGCCGTGTAGACGGGTCCAATCTCCTCATCAACCAATCAGCCATCCAGTGGAACACAGGATCTAATACG GTGCCTGTGTCAGTGTGCAGTGACAGCTGTCCCCCAGGCACCCGTGTTGCCAGGAGGAAGGGGGAGCCTGTCTGCTGCTTCGACTGCATCTCCTGTTCTGAGGGAGAGGTCAGCAACACCACAG GCTCTATGCAATGTGACAGGTGTCCTCTGGAGTTCTGGTCCAACAGCCATCGGACCGCCTGCATCCCTCGTCAGCTCGAGTTCCTCTCCTTCAATGACGTGATGGGCGTCACCCTGACCACTGTTGCCGTGTGCGGCGCTGTGGCAACAGTGGCTGTGTTTGTGTTCTTTGTGTACCACCGCCACACCCCTCTG GTGCGGGCCAACAACTCGGAGCTGAGCTTCCTGCTTCTCCTGTCACTCAAGCTCTGCTTCCTGTGTTCATTGGTGTTCATTGGCCGTCCCTCTGTGTGGGCGTGTCGGATCCGCCAGGCAGCATTTGGGGTCATCTTCgtgctctgtctctcctgcctcctggTCAAGACCATCGTGGTTCTGGCTGTGTTCCGCTCAGCCAGGCCCGGTGCTGGGCAGCTGATGAGGTGTTTTGGACCCGTTCAGCAGAGAGGGAGTGTCTTCCTCTTTACCAGTGTTCAG GTGATCATCTGTGCCGTGTGGCTGTCCATGAGCCCTCCCCTGCCTTACCGTGACCTAGGCCTCAAGGGGTCAAAGGTCATCCTGGATTGTGAAGTGGGCTCTGTGGTTGGCTTCTCTCTGGTGCTGGGCTACATCGGCCTTCtggcctccctctgtctcctctttgcCTTcctggccaggaaactcccagaCAACTTCAACGAGGCCAAGCTCATCACCTTCAGCATGCTGATCTTCTGTGCCGTGTGGATTTCATTCGTCCCTGCCTACATCAGCTCTCCTGGGAAGTACGCAGACGCTGTGGAGATATTCGCCATCTTAGCTTCCAGCTTTGGGTTACTGCTATGCATCTTCGCTCCAAAGTGTTACATCATCCTCCTGAGACCAGAGAGAAACACCAAGAAACACATAATGTCCAAATAg